The following nucleotide sequence is from Azoarcus sp. CIB.
TTGACGAAACGAGCGAAGCAATCGCCCGACGCCTTGATCCGGAAATCCGGCACATAGCGCTGGGCAATTGCAGACAGGCCGAATCCGGTTGCCAGATAATAGATTTCGACAAAGGCAAGTACGGAGACGTAGATGCCATAATCGCCGATCGGCATCGCGCGGACGATCAGCAGCAGTCCGAGCACGCCGGTGACGGCGGCCGCGCCGCGGCCGACCACAAAATGCACCAGTGCAATGCGCGCCCGCTCGACGCTGTAGTGAGACCGGCCCATATGCTAGCTCGCCTCCATGCCTGCAGCGAACGGCTCTCGAAGGACCGTAGATTCCAACGGTAATAACGGATCATGGCGCGGATGGAATATCCCGCGCGCTATTGCGGCAATAACGTAATGCCAGTGATACAGTGACAAAGCAACATGCCTAAGGTCACGCTTTAACGCAAGCAGCCCCATGCACATGCTGAGGCCAGCGAGCAACCAGATACCTAGCAATTTCAGGCGCAATTCGTCCGAAGCAACAGCGGCAGCGATTACAACGATAAGCCAATAAGCTGCCGTCGCACAGGGACGTGCAAATAGATTTACAGCCTGCCAACGCCACGGTCGAAATAGCGCCCCACGAACGAAGACGCCGGACGCCATTGCGCGCCCCGACCGCCACTGGTGCGCGAGCAAAGTCCACGCATCGACATCGTGTCCCGTATGCTGCACCGCAGGCACGTCAATGCGCAGCAATCGCCATCCGGCGGCACGAAGACGCATGCCCAGTTCGGCCTCCTCATAGGCAAGCAGATTCCGATCAGCAGCATAGCCGCCAGCCTCGACGATTGCTCGACGCTTATACACCCCGCCGCCGTTCAGCCAGTTCGCAAATCCGGCACGCGAGGACAGACGGTTCTTCCTGCGAATCCGATCAATCCCATTGCGCAAACGAGTATCGGTCAGTATCCCCGCAACACCCGCCAACCGCGCATCACCTCTGAGCGCTGCGAGGGCAGACGGTAGGAACCCCTTTTCGATGGTCATATCCCCATCCACGAAGAAGATGTACGCTCCCTTCGCATG
It contains:
- a CDS encoding glycosyltransferase yields the protein MADSRTGCGDEVTLTIAIKTYNEEQKIGACIESAIQAGNEAGVTYEIIVADSLSSDATVDIASRYPVRVVRMRNPADRGCGAGVQLSYQHAKGAYIFFVDGDMTIEKGFLPSALAALRGDARLAGVAGILTDTRLRNGIDRIRRKNRLSSRAGFANWLNGGGVYKRRAIVEAGGYAADRNLLAYEEAELGMRLRAAGWRLLRIDVPAVQHTGHDVDAWTLLAHQWRSGRAMASGVFVRGALFRPWRWQAVNLFARPCATAAYWLIVVIAAAVASDELRLKLLGIWLLAGLSMCMGLLALKRDLRHVALSLYHWHYVIAAIARGIFHPRHDPLLPLESTVLREPFAAGMEAS